From the genome of Monomorium pharaonis isolate MP-MQ-018 chromosome 2, ASM1337386v2, whole genome shotgun sequence, one region includes:
- the LOC105833897 gene encoding insulin receptor substrate 1 isoform X4, giving the protein MSSSQGGRGGPASPSGGGPVIRCGHLKKLKTMKKKYFVLRGESPGCLACLEYYDSKKKFENRQPPKRSILLHSCFNINKRGDTKHKHVIALYTKDECFCLILDNEKELDEWLKAMLRLQSGDVPDGEQPRPTFEHVWQVTMQKRGLGARKNIHGPYRLCLTDQTLSLVKIGAQDNSDSIEISLNYIRRCGFANDIFYIEVGRSAVTGDGEFWMAVEDNNIALNMYDVITTAMRNSKSNKDEVAPRQRTRSSSANEASKPISVLQRRHTGQKLHGFSPLGTTGRDRCDSLPSRARTTSEGQPATIVLTHPRGAHIMSHVPRPYSMCGRGFSYSPPVASMPISPSSDVCSSDSAGSSPSMDDCGDNIMEESTVSRYGHSLTPDEPVILDKKGDDYALWSTSHPHLKYSPNFKSHSPSQSSYQSEMYSPCGSSPGRGGAYMPMSPATTAHSHSRGSSLVEESNVDGYVPMAPVGDDGYVDMDPVNSHNGHFPDDISQNDGSSCSVTSGTPSTDLRFSEYHLDKVTSFLTPGEDLQARPTRAYSVGSRPEQANRHRKNRLDITPQDANRVRAFSVGSRSKRPEIGRLAGNVITAPLPAGADTSNSKSSSAPLLSSSWGHNSGCSGASDRMEDLMELDFTRPSIPTALSSPPSSCSSQPQSQPQPYSTYSTATDTSSYVDMSPGQAPISTTAPYVDMSGINKINRNNNNNTITANHNHSHMHMSSLTFTHKPVITTLKPVEEAEGPYMKMDGTIEDWIHSEASPKQIFSPLQEDTYQTNGPPGVTRTAPVDLPQPRRPPEGYVEMSFKARPSLEQDYINMSMGGNNRNNRKTRTGSRKEKSRSQPIAIQAGSKPSKTPNFLPLNGSPTSESLASTPASPPRATPTGSSATIFPFSLNSPQSPVKPFTKKNDEFSTTDVSNQNKNDEYAIMEPAKRVCTPCSIPLTETMSSSKANNEKSPSPVEKNVRVSIFKSSSSQEHSKPMNVITKKLSDLTVSKPRLVTASPNTSPTLTGFKPSTAQQSKPSSPKFIDETPTPTPTSTPTPTPSPLDSEGYEKLQPGATILHYASLDLPEIDNPAPVSPASTQENFTYAEIDFAKLKQT; this is encoded by the exons ATGTCCTCCTCCCAAGGAGGCAGGGGGGGCCCGGCGTCGCCCTCGGGCGGCGGGCCCGTGATCCGCTGCGGCCACCTGAAGAAGCTCAAGACGATGAAGAAGAAGTACTTCGTGCTGCGCGGCGAGAGCCCGGGCTGCCTCGCCTGCCTCGAGTACTACGACAGTAAGAAGAAGTTCGAGAACAGGCAGCCGCCTAAGCGCAGCATCCTTCTGCACAGCTGCTTCAACATCAACAAGCGCGGCGACACCAAGCACAAGCACGTGATCGCGCTTTACACCAAGGACGAGTGCTTCTGCCTGATCCTCGACAACGAGAAGGAGCTCGACGAGTGGCTCAAGGCGATGCTCAGGCTGCAGAGCGGGGACGTGCCTGACGGCGAGCAGCCAAGGCCTACATTCG AACACGTATGGCAAGTTACAATGCAAAAAAGAGGTCTAGGAGCACGAAAGAATATTCATGGACCCTACAGATTATGCCTCACCGATCAAACATTAAGTTTAGTGAAGATTGGAGCACAAGATAACTCCGACTCTATCGAGATTTCT CTAAATTACATTAGACGGTGTGGATTCGcgaatgatatattttatattgaagtcGGTCGATCCGCCGTAACTGGAGATGGCGAATTTTGGATGGCGGTCGAAGACAACAATATTGCGCTCAACATGTACGATGTAATAACAACTGCAATGAGGAATTCGAAAAGTAACAAAGACGAGGTGGCGCCTCGTCAGAGAACACGTAGTTCCTCCGCCAATGAAGCCAGTAAACCTATATCCGTTCTCCAAAGACGGCATACAGGTCAAAAGCTTCATGGCTTTTCACCTTTGG GTACCACTGGGCGCGATCGATGTGACAGTTTGCCGTCAAGGGCCCGCACCACTAGCGAGGGACAACCAGCCACGATCGTGTTAACTCATCCTAGGGGAGCTCATATCATGTCGCATGTACCGCGGCCGTATTCCATGTGCGGACGAGGGTTTTCGTATTCTCCGCCAGTCGCATCGATGCCGATTAGTCCGTCTTCCGACGTCTGTTCGTCAGATTCGGCTGGATCATCACCCTCGATGGACGATTGTGGTGATAATATTATGGAAGAAAGCACCGTCTCAAGGTACGGGCATTCTTTGACACCTGATGAGCCTGTAATCTTGGACAAGAAAGGTGACGATTATGCCCTGTGGTCGACGTCGCATCCACATCTGAAATACTCGCCAAACTTTAAATCTCATTCGCCCTCTCAG AGTTCCTATCAGAGTGAAATGTATAGCCCCTGTGGCTCGAGTCCGGGCCGCGGTGGCGCATATATGCCCATGAGTCCGGCGACGACGGCTCACTCGCATTCCCGTGGATCATCTCTCGTGGAAGAAAGCAATGTGGATGGCTACGTACCGATGGCACCGGTTGGAGATGACGGTTACGTTGATATGGATCCTGTAAATAGTCACAACGGTCACTTTCCGGATGATATATCGCAGAACGACGGCAGTAGCTGTTCTGTTACATCCGGCACGCCTAGTACGGATCTGCGGTTCTCCGAGTATCATTTGGACAAAGTTACGAGCTTTTTGACACCCGGGGAGGATCTCCAAGCTAGGCCGACCAGAGCGTACTCTGTTGGATCTAGACCGGAGCAAGCCAACAGGCATCGTAAGAACAG GTTGGACATCACTCCGCAAGATGCCAATAGAGTACGAGCATTTTCCGTAGGTAGTCGATCCAAGAGGCCCGAGATCGGAAGGCTAGCCGGCAATGTAATTACCGCGCCGTTACCAGCTGGCGCGGACACTTCGAATTCGAAGTCGAGCTCCGCGCCGTTATTATCGAGTTCTTGGGGTCACAACTCGGGTTGCTCTGGAGCGTCCGATCGCATGGAGGATCTCATGGAATTGGATTTCACGAGGCCCAGTATTCCAACcgctctctcctctcctccgtCATCCTGTTCCTCCCAACCTCAGTCGCAACCGCAACCGTACTCTACTTATTCTACTGCCACTGACACTAGTTCCTATGTCGACATGTCGCCCGGACAAGCTCCCATATCGACCACTGCCCCATACGTCGATATGAGTGGCATAAATAAG atCAATcgcaataacaataataatacaatcacTGCCAACCACAATCATAGCCACATGCATATGTCATCGTTAACTTTTACCCATAAACCTGTAATTACAACTTTAAAGCCGGTAGAAGAAGCGGAGGGACCTTACATGAAGATGGACGGTACGATAGAGGATTGGATACATTCAGAAGCGAGTccgaaacaaatattttcgcCTCTTCAAGAGGATACCTATCAAACAAATGGACCGCCAG GTGTTACAAGAACAGCACCGGTAGATCTTCCACAACCCAGGCGACCTCCGGAGGGATACGTCGAGATGTCTTTTAAAGCGCGGCCGAGTTTAGAGCAAGACTACATAAATATGAGCATGGGTGGGAACAATCGAAACAATCGTAAAACACGGACGGGCAGTCGCAAGGAAAAATCACGATCGCAACCAATCGCGATACAGGCAGGCAGTAAGCCATCTAAAACTCCAAATTTTTTACCTTTGAACGGAAGTCCGACATCCGAAAGTCTGGCGAGCACACCTGCCTCTCCGCCGCGAGCAACGCCAACGGGTTCATCAGCCACGATCTTTCCCTTCTCTCTGAACAGTCCTCAGTCACCTGTGAAACCTTTTACGAAGAAAAACGACGAATTTTCCACTACGGACGTTTCTaaccaaaataaaaacgaTGAATACGCGATAATGGAACCTGCGAAAAGGGTTTGTACACCGTGTTCTATCCCATTGACGGAGACAATGTCTTCGTCAAAGGCGAATAACGAAAAGTCACCTAGTCCTGTAGAGAAGAATGTTCGGGTTTCAATATTCAAATCTTCGTCATCGCAAGAGCATAGTAAGCCCATGAACGTAATAACGAAAAAACTCTCGGATCTAACGGTATCGAAACCGCGTCTTGTCACGGCCTCGCCGAACACCAGTCCTACCCTGACGGGTTTCAAGCCGTCGACCGCGCAACAGTCGAAGCCATCCTCGCCAAAGTTTATCGACGAGACTCCCACGCCTACGCCCACGTCCACACCCACGCCTACGCCAAGTCCGTTGGACAGCGAGGGCTACGAGAAGCTTCAACCGGGCGCGACAATATTGCATTACGCTAGTCTCGATCTGCCGGAGATCGATAATCCAGCGCCCGTGTCGCCGGCGTCCACACAGGAGAACTTCACCTACGCCGAGATCGACTTCGCGAAACTCAAGCAGACCTAA
- the LOC105833897 gene encoding insulin receptor substrate 1 isoform X3: MSSSQGGRGGPASPSGGGPVIRCGHLKKLKTMKKKYFVLRGESPGCLACLEYYDSKKKFENRQPPKRSILLHSCFNINKRGDTKHKHVIALYTKDECFCLILDNEKELDEWLKAMLRLQSGDVPDGEQPRPTFEHVWQVTMQKRGLGARKNIHGPYRLCLTDQTLSLVKIGAQDNSDSIEISLNYIRRCGFANDIFYIEVGRSAVTGDGEFWMAVEDNNIALNMYDVITTAMRNSKSNKDEVAPRQRTRSSSANEASKPISVLQRRHTGQKLHGFSPLEEQKTYKEQVEPLQEQTATSSVLTQCSQSRNTSSTNTATGTTGRDRCDSLPSRARTTSEGQPATIVLTHPRGAHIMSHVPRPYSMCGRGFSYSPPVASMPISPSSDVCSSDSAGSSPSMDDCGDNIMEESTVSRYGHSLTPDEPVILDKKGDDYALWSTSHPHLKYSPNFKSHSPSQSSYQSEMYSPCGSSPGRGGAYMPMSPATTAHSHSRGSSLVEESNVDGYVPMAPVGDDGYVDMDPVNSHNGHFPDDISQNDGSSCSVTSGTPSTDLRFSEYHLDKVTSFLTPGEDLQARPTRAYSVGSRPEQANRHRKNRLDITPQDANRVRAFSVGSRSKRPEIGRLAGNVITAPLPAGADTSNSKSSSAPLLSSSWGHNSGCSGASDRMEDLMELDFTRPSIPTALSSPPSSCSSQPQSQPQPYSTYSTATDTSSYVDMSPGQAPISTTAPYVDMSGINKINRNNNNNTITANHNHSHMHMSSLTFTHKPVITTLKPVEEAEGPYMKMDGTIEDWIHSEASPKQIFSPLQEDTYQTNGPPGVTRTAPVDLPQPRRPPEGYVEMSFKARPSLEQDYINMSMGGNNRNNRKTRTGSRKEKSRSQPIAIQAGSKPSKTPNFLPLNGSPTSESLASTPASPPRATPTGSSATIFPFSLNSPQSPVKPFTKKNDEFSTTDVSNQNKNDEYAIMEPAKRVCTPCSIPLTETMSSSKANNEKSPSPVEKNVRVSIFKSSSSQEHSKPMNVITKKLSDLTVSKPRLVTASPNTSPTLTGFKPSTAQQSKPSSPKFIDETPTPTPTSTPTPTPSPLDSEGYEKLQPGATILHYASLDLPEIDNPAPVSPASTQENFTYAEIDFAKLKQT, from the exons ATGTCCTCCTCCCAAGGAGGCAGGGGGGGCCCGGCGTCGCCCTCGGGCGGCGGGCCCGTGATCCGCTGCGGCCACCTGAAGAAGCTCAAGACGATGAAGAAGAAGTACTTCGTGCTGCGCGGCGAGAGCCCGGGCTGCCTCGCCTGCCTCGAGTACTACGACAGTAAGAAGAAGTTCGAGAACAGGCAGCCGCCTAAGCGCAGCATCCTTCTGCACAGCTGCTTCAACATCAACAAGCGCGGCGACACCAAGCACAAGCACGTGATCGCGCTTTACACCAAGGACGAGTGCTTCTGCCTGATCCTCGACAACGAGAAGGAGCTCGACGAGTGGCTCAAGGCGATGCTCAGGCTGCAGAGCGGGGACGTGCCTGACGGCGAGCAGCCAAGGCCTACATTCG AACACGTATGGCAAGTTACAATGCAAAAAAGAGGTCTAGGAGCACGAAAGAATATTCATGGACCCTACAGATTATGCCTCACCGATCAAACATTAAGTTTAGTGAAGATTGGAGCACAAGATAACTCCGACTCTATCGAGATTTCT CTAAATTACATTAGACGGTGTGGATTCGcgaatgatatattttatattgaagtcGGTCGATCCGCCGTAACTGGAGATGGCGAATTTTGGATGGCGGTCGAAGACAACAATATTGCGCTCAACATGTACGATGTAATAACAACTGCAATGAGGAATTCGAAAAGTAACAAAGACGAGGTGGCGCCTCGTCAGAGAACACGTAGTTCCTCCGCCAATGAAGCCAGTAAACCTATATCCGTTCTCCAAAGACGGCATACAGGTCAAAAGCTTCATGGCTTTTCACCTTTGG AGGAACAGAAGACATACAAGGAGCAAGTGGAACCATTGCAAGAGCAGACTGCTACTTCCTCTGTTCTCACACAGTGTAGTCAATCTCGGAATACCTCCTCCACCAATACAGCCACGG GTACCACTGGGCGCGATCGATGTGACAGTTTGCCGTCAAGGGCCCGCACCACTAGCGAGGGACAACCAGCCACGATCGTGTTAACTCATCCTAGGGGAGCTCATATCATGTCGCATGTACCGCGGCCGTATTCCATGTGCGGACGAGGGTTTTCGTATTCTCCGCCAGTCGCATCGATGCCGATTAGTCCGTCTTCCGACGTCTGTTCGTCAGATTCGGCTGGATCATCACCCTCGATGGACGATTGTGGTGATAATATTATGGAAGAAAGCACCGTCTCAAGGTACGGGCATTCTTTGACACCTGATGAGCCTGTAATCTTGGACAAGAAAGGTGACGATTATGCCCTGTGGTCGACGTCGCATCCACATCTGAAATACTCGCCAAACTTTAAATCTCATTCGCCCTCTCAG AGTTCCTATCAGAGTGAAATGTATAGCCCCTGTGGCTCGAGTCCGGGCCGCGGTGGCGCATATATGCCCATGAGTCCGGCGACGACGGCTCACTCGCATTCCCGTGGATCATCTCTCGTGGAAGAAAGCAATGTGGATGGCTACGTACCGATGGCACCGGTTGGAGATGACGGTTACGTTGATATGGATCCTGTAAATAGTCACAACGGTCACTTTCCGGATGATATATCGCAGAACGACGGCAGTAGCTGTTCTGTTACATCCGGCACGCCTAGTACGGATCTGCGGTTCTCCGAGTATCATTTGGACAAAGTTACGAGCTTTTTGACACCCGGGGAGGATCTCCAAGCTAGGCCGACCAGAGCGTACTCTGTTGGATCTAGACCGGAGCAAGCCAACAGGCATCGTAAGAACAG GTTGGACATCACTCCGCAAGATGCCAATAGAGTACGAGCATTTTCCGTAGGTAGTCGATCCAAGAGGCCCGAGATCGGAAGGCTAGCCGGCAATGTAATTACCGCGCCGTTACCAGCTGGCGCGGACACTTCGAATTCGAAGTCGAGCTCCGCGCCGTTATTATCGAGTTCTTGGGGTCACAACTCGGGTTGCTCTGGAGCGTCCGATCGCATGGAGGATCTCATGGAATTGGATTTCACGAGGCCCAGTATTCCAACcgctctctcctctcctccgtCATCCTGTTCCTCCCAACCTCAGTCGCAACCGCAACCGTACTCTACTTATTCTACTGCCACTGACACTAGTTCCTATGTCGACATGTCGCCCGGACAAGCTCCCATATCGACCACTGCCCCATACGTCGATATGAGTGGCATAAATAAG atCAATcgcaataacaataataatacaatcacTGCCAACCACAATCATAGCCACATGCATATGTCATCGTTAACTTTTACCCATAAACCTGTAATTACAACTTTAAAGCCGGTAGAAGAAGCGGAGGGACCTTACATGAAGATGGACGGTACGATAGAGGATTGGATACATTCAGAAGCGAGTccgaaacaaatattttcgcCTCTTCAAGAGGATACCTATCAAACAAATGGACCGCCAG GTGTTACAAGAACAGCACCGGTAGATCTTCCACAACCCAGGCGACCTCCGGAGGGATACGTCGAGATGTCTTTTAAAGCGCGGCCGAGTTTAGAGCAAGACTACATAAATATGAGCATGGGTGGGAACAATCGAAACAATCGTAAAACACGGACGGGCAGTCGCAAGGAAAAATCACGATCGCAACCAATCGCGATACAGGCAGGCAGTAAGCCATCTAAAACTCCAAATTTTTTACCTTTGAACGGAAGTCCGACATCCGAAAGTCTGGCGAGCACACCTGCCTCTCCGCCGCGAGCAACGCCAACGGGTTCATCAGCCACGATCTTTCCCTTCTCTCTGAACAGTCCTCAGTCACCTGTGAAACCTTTTACGAAGAAAAACGACGAATTTTCCACTACGGACGTTTCTaaccaaaataaaaacgaTGAATACGCGATAATGGAACCTGCGAAAAGGGTTTGTACACCGTGTTCTATCCCATTGACGGAGACAATGTCTTCGTCAAAGGCGAATAACGAAAAGTCACCTAGTCCTGTAGAGAAGAATGTTCGGGTTTCAATATTCAAATCTTCGTCATCGCAAGAGCATAGTAAGCCCATGAACGTAATAACGAAAAAACTCTCGGATCTAACGGTATCGAAACCGCGTCTTGTCACGGCCTCGCCGAACACCAGTCCTACCCTGACGGGTTTCAAGCCGTCGACCGCGCAACAGTCGAAGCCATCCTCGCCAAAGTTTATCGACGAGACTCCCACGCCTACGCCCACGTCCACACCCACGCCTACGCCAAGTCCGTTGGACAGCGAGGGCTACGAGAAGCTTCAACCGGGCGCGACAATATTGCATTACGCTAGTCTCGATCTGCCGGAGATCGATAATCCAGCGCCCGTGTCGCCGGCGTCCACACAGGAGAACTTCACCTACGCCGAGATCGACTTCGCGAAACTCAAGCAGACCTAA
- the LOC105833897 gene encoding insulin receptor substrate 1 isoform X2, whose amino-acid sequence MSSSQGGRGGPASPSGGGPVIRCGHLKKLKTMKKKYFVLRGESPGCLACLEYYDSKKKFENRQPPKRSILLHSCFNINKRGDTKHKHVIALYTKDECFCLILDNEKELDEWLKAMLRLQSGDVPDGEQPRPTFEHVWQVTMQKRGLGARKNIHGPYRLCLTDQTLSLVKIGAQDNSDSIEISLNYIRRCGFANDIFYIEVGRSAVTGDGEFWMAVEDNNIALNMYDVITTAMRNSKSNKDEVAPRQRTRSSSANEASKPISVLQRRHTGQKLHGFSPLEEQKTYKEQVEPLQEQTATSSVLTQCSQSRNTSSTNTATVAGTGAWTTGIATTNANSAGTARRRHSVASHPHSVNNSQSVHVTTATNATMTTTTTVTTTTITATTTTITTTITATVTATITTTTTTTISHQRTLSLPLAAVIINQTQPSKRPVLRCTTGRDRCDSLPSRARTTSEGQPATIVLTHPRGAHIMSHVPRPYSMCGRGFSYSPPVASMPISPSSDVCSSDSAGSSPSMDDCGDNIMEESTVSRYGHSLTPDEPVILDKKGDDYALWSTSHPHLKYSPNFKSHSPSQSSYQSEMYSPCGSSPGRGGAYMPMSPATTAHSHSRGSSLVEESNVDGYVPMAPVGDDGYVDMDPVNSHNGHFPDDISQNDGSSCSVTSGTPSTDLRFSEYHLDKVTSFLTPGEDLQARPTRAYSVGSRPEQANRHRKNRLDITPQDANRVRAFSVGSRSKRPEIGRLAGNVITAPLPAGADTSNSKSSSAPLLSSSWGHNSGCSGASDRMEDLMELDFTRPSIPTALSSPPSSCSSQPQSQPQPYSTYSTATDTSSYVDMSPGQAPISTTAPYVDMSGINKINRNNNNNTITANHNHSHMHMSSLTFTHKPVITTLKPVEEAEGPYMKMDGTIEDWIHSEASPKQIFSPLQEDTYQTNGPPGVTRTAPVDLPQPRRPPEGYVEMSFKARPSLEQDYINMSMGGNNRNNRKTRTGSRKEKSRSQPIAIQAGSKPSKTPNFLPLNGSPTSESLASTPASPPRATPTGSSATIFPFSLNSPQSPVKPFTKKNDEFSTTDVSNQNKNDEYAIMEPAKRVCTPCSIPLTETMSSSKANNEKSPSPVEKNVRVSIFKSSSSQEHSKPMNVITKKLSDLTVSKPRLVTASPNTSPTLTGFKPSTAQQSKPSSPKFIDETPTPTPTSTPTPTPSPLDSEGYEKLQPGATILHYASLDLPEIDNPAPVSPASTQENFTYAEIDFAKLKQT is encoded by the exons ATGTCCTCCTCCCAAGGAGGCAGGGGGGGCCCGGCGTCGCCCTCGGGCGGCGGGCCCGTGATCCGCTGCGGCCACCTGAAGAAGCTCAAGACGATGAAGAAGAAGTACTTCGTGCTGCGCGGCGAGAGCCCGGGCTGCCTCGCCTGCCTCGAGTACTACGACAGTAAGAAGAAGTTCGAGAACAGGCAGCCGCCTAAGCGCAGCATCCTTCTGCACAGCTGCTTCAACATCAACAAGCGCGGCGACACCAAGCACAAGCACGTGATCGCGCTTTACACCAAGGACGAGTGCTTCTGCCTGATCCTCGACAACGAGAAGGAGCTCGACGAGTGGCTCAAGGCGATGCTCAGGCTGCAGAGCGGGGACGTGCCTGACGGCGAGCAGCCAAGGCCTACATTCG AACACGTATGGCAAGTTACAATGCAAAAAAGAGGTCTAGGAGCACGAAAGAATATTCATGGACCCTACAGATTATGCCTCACCGATCAAACATTAAGTTTAGTGAAGATTGGAGCACAAGATAACTCCGACTCTATCGAGATTTCT CTAAATTACATTAGACGGTGTGGATTCGcgaatgatatattttatattgaagtcGGTCGATCCGCCGTAACTGGAGATGGCGAATTTTGGATGGCGGTCGAAGACAACAATATTGCGCTCAACATGTACGATGTAATAACAACTGCAATGAGGAATTCGAAAAGTAACAAAGACGAGGTGGCGCCTCGTCAGAGAACACGTAGTTCCTCCGCCAATGAAGCCAGTAAACCTATATCCGTTCTCCAAAGACGGCATACAGGTCAAAAGCTTCATGGCTTTTCACCTTTGG AGGAACAGAAGACATACAAGGAGCAAGTGGAACCATTGCAAGAGCAGACTGCTACTTCCTCTGTTCTCACACAGTGTAGTCAATCTCGGAATACCTCCTCCACCAATACAGCCACGG TTGCTGGTACCGGGGCTTGGACTACTGGGATTGCCACGACTAATGCCAACAGTGCCGGTACCGCTAGACGTCGTCATTCGGTAGCGAGTCATCCTCATTCCGTCAATAATTCCCAATCCGTTCATGTCACAACAGCAACAAATGCAACCATGACTACCACCACCACTGTCACTACCACTACCATTACCGCAACCACCACTACCATCACCACCACCATTACTGCGACCGTCACCGCGACGATCACTACGACCACTACCACGACAATATCCCATCAGAGAACCCTGTCGCTGCCCTTAGCTGCCGTTATTATCAATCAAACGCAACCATCTAAAAGACCCGTTTTACGGT GTACCACTGGGCGCGATCGATGTGACAGTTTGCCGTCAAGGGCCCGCACCACTAGCGAGGGACAACCAGCCACGATCGTGTTAACTCATCCTAGGGGAGCTCATATCATGTCGCATGTACCGCGGCCGTATTCCATGTGCGGACGAGGGTTTTCGTATTCTCCGCCAGTCGCATCGATGCCGATTAGTCCGTCTTCCGACGTCTGTTCGTCAGATTCGGCTGGATCATCACCCTCGATGGACGATTGTGGTGATAATATTATGGAAGAAAGCACCGTCTCAAGGTACGGGCATTCTTTGACACCTGATGAGCCTGTAATCTTGGACAAGAAAGGTGACGATTATGCCCTGTGGTCGACGTCGCATCCACATCTGAAATACTCGCCAAACTTTAAATCTCATTCGCCCTCTCAG AGTTCCTATCAGAGTGAAATGTATAGCCCCTGTGGCTCGAGTCCGGGCCGCGGTGGCGCATATATGCCCATGAGTCCGGCGACGACGGCTCACTCGCATTCCCGTGGATCATCTCTCGTGGAAGAAAGCAATGTGGATGGCTACGTACCGATGGCACCGGTTGGAGATGACGGTTACGTTGATATGGATCCTGTAAATAGTCACAACGGTCACTTTCCGGATGATATATCGCAGAACGACGGCAGTAGCTGTTCTGTTACATCCGGCACGCCTAGTACGGATCTGCGGTTCTCCGAGTATCATTTGGACAAAGTTACGAGCTTTTTGACACCCGGGGAGGATCTCCAAGCTAGGCCGACCAGAGCGTACTCTGTTGGATCTAGACCGGAGCAAGCCAACAGGCATCGTAAGAACAG GTTGGACATCACTCCGCAAGATGCCAATAGAGTACGAGCATTTTCCGTAGGTAGTCGATCCAAGAGGCCCGAGATCGGAAGGCTAGCCGGCAATGTAATTACCGCGCCGTTACCAGCTGGCGCGGACACTTCGAATTCGAAGTCGAGCTCCGCGCCGTTATTATCGAGTTCTTGGGGTCACAACTCGGGTTGCTCTGGAGCGTCCGATCGCATGGAGGATCTCATGGAATTGGATTTCACGAGGCCCAGTATTCCAACcgctctctcctctcctccgtCATCCTGTTCCTCCCAACCTCAGTCGCAACCGCAACCGTACTCTACTTATTCTACTGCCACTGACACTAGTTCCTATGTCGACATGTCGCCCGGACAAGCTCCCATATCGACCACTGCCCCATACGTCGATATGAGTGGCATAAATAAG atCAATcgcaataacaataataatacaatcacTGCCAACCACAATCATAGCCACATGCATATGTCATCGTTAACTTTTACCCATAAACCTGTAATTACAACTTTAAAGCCGGTAGAAGAAGCGGAGGGACCTTACATGAAGATGGACGGTACGATAGAGGATTGGATACATTCAGAAGCGAGTccgaaacaaatattttcgcCTCTTCAAGAGGATACCTATCAAACAAATGGACCGCCAG GTGTTACAAGAACAGCACCGGTAGATCTTCCACAACCCAGGCGACCTCCGGAGGGATACGTCGAGATGTCTTTTAAAGCGCGGCCGAGTTTAGAGCAAGACTACATAAATATGAGCATGGGTGGGAACAATCGAAACAATCGTAAAACACGGACGGGCAGTCGCAAGGAAAAATCACGATCGCAACCAATCGCGATACAGGCAGGCAGTAAGCCATCTAAAACTCCAAATTTTTTACCTTTGAACGGAAGTCCGACATCCGAAAGTCTGGCGAGCACACCTGCCTCTCCGCCGCGAGCAACGCCAACGGGTTCATCAGCCACGATCTTTCCCTTCTCTCTGAACAGTCCTCAGTCACCTGTGAAACCTTTTACGAAGAAAAACGACGAATTTTCCACTACGGACGTTTCTaaccaaaataaaaacgaTGAATACGCGATAATGGAACCTGCGAAAAGGGTTTGTACACCGTGTTCTATCCCATTGACGGAGACAATGTCTTCGTCAAAGGCGAATAACGAAAAGTCACCTAGTCCTGTAGAGAAGAATGTTCGGGTTTCAATATTCAAATCTTCGTCATCGCAAGAGCATAGTAAGCCCATGAACGTAATAACGAAAAAACTCTCGGATCTAACGGTATCGAAACCGCGTCTTGTCACGGCCTCGCCGAACACCAGTCCTACCCTGACGGGTTTCAAGCCGTCGACCGCGCAACAGTCGAAGCCATCCTCGCCAAAGTTTATCGACGAGACTCCCACGCCTACGCCCACGTCCACACCCACGCCTACGCCAAGTCCGTTGGACAGCGAGGGCTACGAGAAGCTTCAACCGGGCGCGACAATATTGCATTACGCTAGTCTCGATCTGCCGGAGATCGATAATCCAGCGCCCGTGTCGCCGGCGTCCACACAGGAGAACTTCACCTACGCCGAGATCGACTTCGCGAAACTCAAGCAGACCTAA